The following are encoded in a window of Brevibacillus ruminantium genomic DNA:
- a CDS encoding alanine/glycine:cation symporter family protein, giving the protein MQTFTEWIAWLGGLIWGPWLVVFFVGVGVYYTIGTGFLQIRKFPFIWKQTFGRAHLKESEIPGEGTLTPRQAVSTALASTIGVGNIVGTTTALAMGGPGAIFWMWASALFGMCTKYAEIVLSIAFREKKEDGTFTGGPAWYMKRGLKSPILATIFSLCVALGCLGGNMVQANSISESIKDIAGISPVAIGIVLLLLVAVVSLGGIKMLGKITEVLVPFMAILYLIGGLIVIIVNFGHVPEAFRSIFSSAFSSTSAGGGIAGFAVMEAIRYGVARGLYSNEAGQGTAPIAHATAKTDHPARQGLWGVMEVFVSTFGVCTITALAVLTTGVMSSDSSPAVLASLAFGSVFPALKYIVTVSLVLFAFSTIIALSFYGETLFKYVAGEKWGPLYRYSFLPFTFIGAVGGLQMVWGIIDILIGIGVIPNLIALVLLSPVVFKLTKQFFAEEGQPVLVRASSPPHD; this is encoded by the coding sequence ATGCAAACATTTACGGAATGGATCGCGTGGCTCGGCGGATTGATCTGGGGGCCTTGGCTCGTCGTATTTTTCGTTGGGGTCGGCGTGTACTACACCATCGGTACCGGCTTTCTCCAGATTCGCAAATTCCCTTTTATTTGGAAACAGACGTTTGGACGGGCCCATCTCAAAGAGTCCGAAATACCGGGAGAAGGTACCCTTACCCCGAGGCAGGCTGTTTCGACAGCGCTGGCCTCTACCATTGGTGTCGGGAATATTGTTGGCACCACAACGGCTTTGGCGATGGGGGGACCCGGCGCGATATTCTGGATGTGGGCCTCTGCACTTTTCGGGATGTGCACCAAGTATGCTGAAATTGTGCTCAGCATCGCTTTTCGCGAAAAGAAAGAAGACGGTACCTTCACGGGCGGTCCGGCGTGGTATATGAAAAGAGGATTGAAATCTCCTATTCTCGCTACGATTTTTTCGCTCTGCGTCGCTCTCGGTTGTCTGGGCGGAAACATGGTACAGGCCAACAGCATCTCCGAATCGATCAAGGATATTGCGGGTATCTCCCCTGTCGCGATCGGAATTGTTCTGCTGCTGCTCGTTGCCGTCGTTTCACTCGGCGGGATCAAGATGCTCGGCAAAATTACCGAAGTCCTGGTGCCGTTCATGGCTATTCTGTACCTGATCGGCGGTCTCATCGTCATCATCGTCAATTTCGGCCATGTGCCTGAAGCGTTTCGAAGCATTTTTTCCAGCGCTTTTTCCTCTACTTCCGCAGGTGGGGGCATCGCCGGTTTTGCTGTGATGGAAGCGATACGGTACGGGGTTGCCCGCGGATTATACTCCAACGAGGCCGGGCAAGGAACGGCACCGATCGCCCACGCTACTGCCAAAACCGATCATCCCGCCAGACAAGGCCTATGGGGTGTGATGGAAGTATTCGTCAGCACGTTTGGCGTATGCACGATTACGGCTCTGGCCGTACTTACCACGGGCGTCATGTCTTCGGACAGTTCACCCGCTGTCTTAGCCAGCCTCGCCTTTGGCTCTGTCTTCCCTGCCCTGAAATACATTGTGACAGTCAGTCTGGTCTTATTCGCCTTTTCAACAATTATTGCGCTTTCATTTTATGGTGAGACTTTGTTCAAATACGTTGCCGGAGAAAAGTGGGGCCCTCTCTATCGGTACAGCTTCCTGCCTTTTACCTTCATCGGGGCGGTCGGCGGTTTGCAGATGGTTTGGGGGATTATCGATATTTTGATCGGGATTGGGGTCATTCCCAATTTGATTGCGTTGGTGCTTCTCAGTCCTGTCGTGTTTAAGCTGACGAAGCAGTTTTTTGCGGAAGAGGGACAACCGGTTTTGGTTAGGGCCTCTTCTCCTCCACATGACTAA
- a CDS encoding MarR family winged helix-turn-helix transcriptional regulator — translation MTNIANRLIKMGFAERKYDEQDRRNVFLAITDKGLEILKEAQQKGQELRIELFQVLSEEEVQQFQATHEKLLKNLEEQKEGS, via the coding sequence ATGACCAATATTGCCAACCGGCTGATCAAAATGGGGTTTGCTGAGCGGAAGTACGATGAACAGGATCGGCGAAATGTTTTCCTCGCGATTACGGACAAGGGCTTGGAAATCCTGAAAGAAGCCCAGCAAAAAGGGCAGGAGCTGCGAATCGAGCTGTTTCAGGTGCTGAGTGAGGAAGAAGTGCAGCAGTTTCAGGCGACCCATGAAAAGCTGCTGAAGAATTTGGAAGAGCAAAAAGAGGGATCGTGA
- a CDS encoding EamA family transporter, which yields MKTWHYAVIVFLGGCCYGALSTFVKLAYAAGYSVTEVTGGQYFFGALLTWVLVLFMKKKKITLNQTFKLLASGIPFGLTGVFYYQALQTLNASLAIIFLFQFVWIGTLFEWILYKKKPTKGKVISIATLLIGSALAANIVSAEGMVLSWEGTVWALLSAFTFTTFIFLSSSVGKDTPPILKSALLSTGGLIVVFLVFPPMFLFDLPVVMGVAPYGLLLGFFGVVLPPLLFSIGMPHIGPGLGTILTSSELPVAVSMSSLVLAEFVSLSQWMGVVLILGGIVVGNIMHSNNKMMSVDVEKNPL from the coding sequence ATGAAAACTTGGCATTATGCGGTAATTGTTTTTTTGGGCGGGTGCTGCTACGGAGCATTATCGACATTTGTGAAACTTGCTTACGCGGCGGGTTATTCGGTGACAGAGGTAACAGGCGGCCAATATTTTTTCGGAGCATTGCTTACCTGGGTACTCGTTCTGTTTATGAAAAAGAAAAAAATAACGTTAAATCAAACGTTCAAATTACTGGCATCCGGAATTCCGTTTGGCCTGACAGGTGTGTTTTATTATCAAGCACTGCAAACACTTAATGCTTCGCTAGCAATCATTTTTCTATTTCAATTTGTTTGGATTGGCACACTTTTTGAGTGGATACTGTATAAGAAAAAGCCAACAAAAGGGAAGGTGATTTCCATCGCCACTCTTCTCATCGGCTCCGCTTTGGCCGCTAACATTGTGTCAGCAGAGGGAATGGTTCTTTCATGGGAAGGAACAGTTTGGGCACTGCTTTCGGCCTTTACGTTTACAACGTTCATTTTTCTCAGCAGTTCAGTTGGGAAAGATACCCCGCCCATATTGAAAAGTGCTCTTCTTTCCACGGGCGGTTTGATCGTTGTCTTTTTGGTATTCCCGCCCATGTTTTTATTCGATTTACCCGTCGTAATGGGTGTTGCACCGTATGGATTGCTTCTCGGTTTTTTTGGAGTAGTTTTGCCGCCATTATTATTTTCAATTGGAATGCCGCATATCGGGCCGGGACTTGGCACCATATTAACATCTTCCGAGCTTCCCGTAGCCGTTTCCATGTCTTCACTCGTATTAGCTGAGTTTGTGAGCTTGTCGCAATGGATGGGAGTCGTGCTCATATTGGGCGGGATTGTAGTCGGAAATATCATGCATTCAAACAATAAAATGATGTCTGTAGATGTGGAAAAAAACCCCTTGTAA